One Scomber scombrus chromosome 4, fScoSco1.1, whole genome shotgun sequence genomic region harbors:
- the tbx1 gene encoding T-box transcription factor TBX1, protein MDDGGPLSPKANAFSIASLISAAEQAGNAAFDKHSAGLDKPDLHNHCSFKMHYSTVTREMEAFTTSSLSSLNTAGGYHLSPSPGDPYSQHESHFEPCPAAQHNYNYPGSNPGQAPPSDNGTPNCSSSSSNSTPNSKSIVKKNPKVANINVQLEMKALWDEFNQLGTEMIVTKAGRRMFPTFQVKIFGMDPMADYMLLMDFLPVDDKRYRYAFHSSSWLVAGKADPATPGRVHYHPDSPAKGAQWMKQIVSFDKLKLTNNLLDDNGHIILNSMHRYQPRFHVVYVDPRKDSEKYAEENYKTFVFEETRFTAVTAYQNHRITQLKIASNPFAKGFRDCDPEDWPRNHRPGSLPIMSAFARTRNPMSSPPQQNGTEKEDSRREYERDPSGTPIHADPAHQLMSRVLSPALPVPGGLHAVPLTSGRPSPPHDLRSDPHSLPPDTLHHHPYKYPTTYEHYLGAKTRPSPYPLPSIRGHTYHHHMNPATANMYSATSGPSNYDYGPR, encoded by the exons ATGGACGACGGCGGTCCCCTCTCTCCAAAGGCAAATGCTTTCAGTATTGCCTCTCTGATTTCGGCTGCAGAGCAAGCAGGAAACGCAGCGTTTGACAAACACAGCGCCGGCCTGGATAAGCCAGACCTGCACAACCACTGTTCCTTTAAAATGCACTACAGCACTGTCACCCGGGAAATGGAAG CCTTCACGACGAGCAGCCTGAGCAGCCTCAACACGGCGGGGGGCTACCACCTTTCTCCGTCCCCCGGGGACCCGTACAGTCAACATGAGTCCCACTTTGAGCCCTGTCCGGCCGCCCAGCACAACTACAACTACCCGGGGTCCAACCCTGGCCAGGCCCCGCCGAGCGACAACGGGACTCCGAactgctcctcttcttcctccaatTCCACACCGAACAGCAAAAGCATCGTAAAGAAGAATCCCAAAGTGGCCAACATTAACGTCCAGCTGGAGATGAAAGCTTTATGGGACGAATTTAATCAGCTGGGTACGGAGATGATCGTCACCAAGGCTGGCAG GAGAATGTTTCCAACTTTCCAAGTGAAAATATTTGGGATGGATCCCATGGCAGACTACATGCTCCTGATGGACTTCCTGCCTGTGGACGACAAACGTTACAG GTATGCGTTCCACAGCTCATCGTGGCTGGTGGCCGGTAAAGCTGATCCCGCTACACCGGGAAGGGTCCACTACCACCCGGATTCTCCGGCCAAAGGAGCGCAGTGGATGAAGCAGATCGTCTCTTTTGATAAACTCAAACTCACCAACAACCTCCTGGATGACAACGGCCAC ATCATTCTGAACTCCATGCACCGCTACCAGCCCAGGTTCCATGTGGTTTATGTGGACCCCCGCAAGGACAGCGAGAAGTACGCGGAGGAGAATTATAAAACCTTTGTGTTTGAAGAAACTCGCTTCACTGCAGTCACAGCCTACCAGAACCACCGG ATCACGCAGCTGAAGATAGCCAGCAATCCATTTGCAAAGGGCTTCAGGGACTGTGACCCAGAGGACTG GCCCAGGAATCACAGGCCAGGCTCTCTGCCAATAATGAGTGCCTTTGCCAGAACAAGAAACCCAATGTCATCTCCCCCTCAGCAGAACGGCACAGAGAAAG AAGACAGTAGACGGGAATACGAGCGAGATCCCAGCGGCACGCCTATACACGCTGACCCAGCTCACCAGCTGATGTCCCGGGTCCTCAGCCCCGCCCTGCCCGTCCCAGGAGGCCTCCACGCTGTCCCGCTCACCAGTGGCCGACCCAGTCCTCCGCACGACCTTCGGTCGGACCCCCACAGTCTACCACCAGACACCCTGCACCACCACCCCTACAAGTACCCCACCACCTATGAACACTACCTGGGAGCCAAAACCAGGCCTTCGCCCTACCCTTTACCCAGCATCAGAGGACACACGTACCACCACCACATGAACCCAGCCACAGCTAACATGTACTCAGCCACCAGTGGCCCCTCTAACTATGACTACGGGCCAAGATAA